From Penicillium psychrofluorescens genome assembly, chromosome: 6, one genomic window encodes:
- a CDS encoding uncharacterized protein (ID:PFLUO_008809-T1.cds;~source:funannotate) codes for MSSAPRGGAQANLPIRGGHDGGQRASGSTTGEVKKPDPKVTQLEDQTVKQMQALESKGLAYRPGYGTQGRSIVLRANFFEVEFKPNVEYFFYSVSIRPEGAPRGQIREIFEKLMQLPPVLSCTAASDSASEIVACGKLPTVPVDIKVGGDPTRPQKVFTVTLRENGVVQPSELLSSLRQTDPRMNYAMELIAVRSLNLLMGRHPSQDHGVATTGRGTTRWFWIDSRMTAADLRGGLQVVRGYFSSMRLAGGRALLNLNVNHGAFYKAMPLINFILEFESTFGRDRSMFNRYVRGLRVSTTHLQRTPMKSGKNKPRYKSIRALASPTDARDAKDKDGRRLLHPPQVPRLGSCANNVKFYDDTHEQYISVADYFKRTYNIVLKYADRPVVNVGSKERPIYLPAEVCVIVPGQPYHGDYVTVQRQNMIQFSCRRPPQNYQSIMTDGLDMMGINNGTMQVGMKFHKEMITVYGRILNPPSLKYGASKVPPRNGSWNLVGKKFCQGVSLKDWTCIWVKKEGSRDAFQPGNPSNALNAFQRKMNELGMRVGPPVVPGPTITIKVNEEDKSINMKDFMEQTQKVFRALLTQNYHFVVVLLPVSEDRIFDYIKWIGETRAGLLTHCVMADKFAKSNDQYLANNAMKVNLKLGGVNQALDFSSQSPLIASGKTMIVGLDVTHPSTTDPESFPSIAAIVASTDSWLGQWPGEVRIQERRRENLQFLKDMVISRLEMWQKSNNGQLPKNIIIYRDGVSEGQYAMVLTEELPMVKHAAQSMYKPDEQPNITIVVVGKRHNVRFYPTTETDQDRTQNAINGTVVDRGVTRPRDWDFYLQAQAPLQGSARPAHYFVIHDEIFTNRDVSKELRPADSLESLTHNICYMMGRCTRSISYSTPAFLADKFCDRARKYVRAYYTDKEISTGQDRFSVPPPGDSEVRLASAARESMVYI; via the exons ATGTCGTCCGCTCCACGGGGAGGCGCACAAGCGAACCTTCCGATTAgaggcggccatgatggagGCCAGCGCGCCTCAGG TTCGACCACCGGAGAGGTGAAGAAGCCGGACCCCAAGGTCACTCAGTTGGAGGACCAGACCgtgaagcagatgcaggCCCTGGAGTCAAAAGGTCTTGCGTATCGACCCGGCTACGGCACTCAAGGCCGTTCCATCGTGCTGCGGGCCAACTTCTTCGAAGTCGAGTTCAAGCCCAACGTGGAGTATTTCTTCTACTCTGTCTCCATCCGCCCTGAGGGAGCTCCCCGAGGTCAGATTCGGGAGATCTTTGAGAAGCTCATGCAGCTTCCCCCTGTCCTTTCCTGCACCGCTGCAAGTGACAGCGCCTCGGAGATTGTCGCCTGTGGGAAATTGCCTACTGTCCCTGTTGACATCAAAGTCGGTGGCGACCCCACTAGACCCCAAAAAGTGTTTACGGTCACATTGAGGGAAAATGGCGTCGTGCAGCCTTCGGAGCTGCTCAGCAGTCTTCGTCAGACAGATCCTCGGATGAATTATGCAATGGAATTGATTGCAGTGCGCTCGTTGAACCTGCTCATGGGTCGGCATCCGTCCCAGGATCATGGAGTTGCCACCACAGGTCGTGGTACGACGAGGTGGTTCTGGATTGACAGTCGAATGACTGCTGCCGATCTTCGAGGGGGTCTCCAGGTTGTTCGGGGTTACTTTTCTAGCATGCGACTCGcaggaggacgagctctCTTGAACCTCAATGTCAACCATGGCGCTTTCTACAAAGCAATGCCTCTCATCAATTTCATCCTGGAGTTTGAGAGCACTTTTGGTCGTGACCGGAGTATGTTCAATCGCTATGTCCGGGGTCTTCGAGTGAGCACCACCCACCTCCAGCGCACTCCTATGAAATCGGGCAAGAATAAGCCCCGATACAAGTCCATCAGGGCACTCGCATCCCCAACTGATGCCAGAGACGCCAAAGATAAAGACGGTCGCCGGCTTTTACATCCTCCACAGGTTCCCCGGCTTGGTTCCTGCGCAAACAACGTGAAGTTCTATGATGACACTCACGAGCAGTACATCAGCGTCGCGGACTATTTCAAACGAA CCTACAACATCGTCCTGAAATATGCCGACAGACCAGTGGTCAATGTTGGTAGCAAGGAACGGCCGATCTACCTGCCCGCCGAGGTGTGTGTCATTGTGCCCGGACAGCCCTACCATGGGGACTATGTCACGGTGCAGCGACAGAACATGATTCAATTCAGCTGCCGGCGACCCCCGCAGAACTACCAGTCAATCATGACTGATGGCTTAGACATGATGGGTATCAACAATGGGACCATGCAAGTGGGAATGAAATTCCACAAAGAGATGATCACGGTCTACGGACGAATCCTCAATCCTCCCAGTCTGAAGTACGGAGCATCCAAAGTTCCTCCACGGAATGGCTCATGGAATCTCGTGGGCAAGAAATTCTGCCAGGGTGTCTCTCTCAAAGATTGGACTTGCATCTGGGTGAAAAAGGAGGGGAGCAGAGATGCTTTCCAACCAGGCAATCCTTCAAATGCCTTGAATGCCTTCCAGCGCAAGATGAATGAGCTGGGCATGCGAGTGGGCCCACCAGTGGTTCCTGGCCCAACTATCACCATCAAGGTCAACGAGGAAGATAAGTCGATCAATATGAAAGACTTCATGGAGCAAACCCAGAAGGTGTTCCGAGCCTTGTTGACGCAAAACTATCATTTTGTGGTAGTTCTCCTACCCGTATCCGAAGATCGCATCTTCGATTACATTAAATGGATCGGCGAGACTAGGGCAGGATTGTTGACCCACTGTGTCATGGCTGACAAGTTTGCGAAGTCAAATGACCAATACCTGGCAAACAATGCTATGAAAGTCAATCTCAAACTTGGAGGAGTCAACCAAGCACTGGATTTTTCGAGCCAGTCGCCTCTGATAGCGAGTGGAAAGACCATGATCGTGGGACTGGATGTTACCCATCCTTCCACGACAGATCCTGAATCATTCCCTAGCATTGCAGCTATCGTTGCAAGCACGGACAGCTGGTTGGGCCAGTGGCCAGGCGAGGTGCGCATTCAAGAGCGCCGCCGAGAGAATCTTCAGTTCTTGAAGGACATGGTGATATCTCGCTTGGAGATGTGGCAGAAGTCAAACAACGGCCAGCTGCCaaagaacatcatcatctaTCGAGATGGTGTCAGTGAAGGGCAATACGCTATGGTGCTCACGGAAGAACTCCCGATGGTGAAACATGCTGCTCAGTCGATGTACAAGCCTGATGAGCAGCCAAACATCACAATCGTCGTTGTCGGAAAGCGCCACAACGTGCGCTTTTACCCAACCACGGAAACCGATCAAGATCGAACCCAGAATGCCATCAATGGCACAGTGGTTGATCGAGGCGTTACACGCCCTCGAGACTGGGACTTTTACTTGCAGGCCCAGGCGCCGCTGCAGGGCTCTGCTCGCCCAGCACATTACTTCGTCATTCACGACGAAATCTTCACAAACCGGGATGTTTCGAAGGAACTTCGACCTGCGGATTCACTTGAGTCTCTCACGCACAATATCTGCTACATGATGGGCCGTTGCACTCGGTCTATCAGCTACAGCACCCCTGCCTTCCTAGCAGACAAGTTCTGCGATCGAGCCCGGAAATATGTGCGGGCGTACTACACTGACAAGGAGATCAGCACTGGCCAAGACAGGTTCtctgttcctcctcctggTGATTCTGAGGTGCGGCTTGCAAGTGCGGCTCGGGAAAGCATGGTTTACATCTGA